A single genomic interval of Petroclostridium xylanilyticum harbors:
- the topA gene encoding type I DNA topoisomerase encodes MSSYLVIVESPAKAKTIKKYLGKNFKVLASMGHLRDLPKSQMGVDIQHNFEPKYITIRGKGELLSQLKKEAKSSDKVYLATDPDREGEAISWHLAKVLEIDENQKCRIVFNEITKSAVQNAIKAPREIDENLVNAQQARRILDRIVGYKLSPLLWRKVRKGLSAGRVQSVATRLICDREEEIESFVSQEYWTIGATLVSEQSAETFEARFHGSKEGKIELGNQQDVDRVISQLKNAQYTVTQVKKGERKRAPAPPFITSTLQQEASRKLGFTAKRTMMAAQQLYEGVDIKGQGTIGLITYMRTDSTRISNEAQDAARQFIEKKFGKEYVPQSPKQYKSKKGAQDAHEAIRPTDVFLEPAQLKDSLKPDQYKLYKLIWERFLASQMKSAVFDTLNVDIEAKDYIFKASGSNIRFPGFMVLYVEGKDEESEDQEDTIPELIEGQKVKLKKLDPKQHFTQPPPRYTEATLIRVLEEKGIGRPSTYAPIITTIIERGYVEREKKQLKPTELGKIITDIMKEYFKDIVDVEFTANMEQQLDEIEEGHKNWVDILKQFYNPFENTLKHAEDEIGHVEIRDEVTDEKCEKCGRNMVIKHGRYGKFLACPGFPECRNAKPILEEAGVNCPLCRGKIYVKKTRKGRKYYGCENNPQCEFMTWDEPLKEACPRCGGILIKNSSKKSRKIHCFNKDCGYERSLK; translated from the coding sequence ATGTCAAGTTATCTTGTGATTGTGGAGTCTCCTGCGAAAGCAAAAACTATAAAGAAATATTTGGGAAAAAACTTTAAAGTTCTAGCTTCTATGGGACACTTGCGCGATTTGCCAAAAAGCCAAATGGGTGTAGATATTCAGCATAATTTTGAGCCAAAATATATTACGATAAGGGGAAAAGGTGAACTTTTAAGCCAGTTAAAAAAGGAAGCAAAAAGTTCCGATAAAGTATATCTTGCTACTGACCCTGACCGTGAAGGCGAAGCAATATCTTGGCATCTGGCTAAGGTCCTTGAAATAGATGAAAATCAAAAATGTAGAATAGTATTTAATGAAATTACAAAATCAGCTGTTCAAAATGCAATTAAAGCGCCCAGGGAGATTGACGAAAATCTGGTAAACGCTCAACAAGCCCGCAGAATATTGGATAGAATTGTAGGATATAAGCTTAGTCCCCTTTTATGGAGAAAAGTGAGAAAAGGCTTGAGTGCGGGAAGAGTTCAATCAGTAGCCACACGATTAATTTGTGATAGGGAGGAAGAGATTGAATCTTTTGTTTCTCAAGAATATTGGACGATTGGGGCGACGCTGGTAAGCGAACAGTCTGCTGAAACTTTTGAAGCAAGATTTCACGGCTCTAAAGAGGGTAAAATAGAGTTAGGCAATCAACAAGATGTAGATAGAGTCATATCGCAATTAAAAAATGCGCAGTATACTGTCACCCAGGTGAAAAAAGGGGAAAGAAAAAGAGCACCTGCTCCACCTTTTATAACCAGTACCTTACAGCAGGAAGCCTCAAGAAAGTTAGGGTTTACCGCTAAAAGGACGATGATGGCTGCTCAACAGCTATATGAAGGAGTAGATATTAAGGGACAGGGAACGATAGGGTTAATTACTTACATGAGAACTGATTCCACCCGGATATCTAATGAGGCGCAAGATGCTGCACGGCAATTTATTGAAAAAAAATTCGGTAAAGAATACGTCCCTCAAAGTCCTAAACAGTATAAAAGTAAAAAAGGTGCACAGGATGCTCATGAGGCAATCCGGCCTACAGATGTATTTTTAGAGCCGGCCCAGCTGAAGGATTCTTTAAAGCCTGATCAGTATAAATTATATAAACTCATATGGGAGCGTTTTTTGGCAAGCCAGATGAAATCTGCAGTTTTTGACACACTAAATGTAGATATTGAAGCAAAAGATTACATCTTTAAAGCCAGTGGATCAAATATCCGCTTTCCGGGTTTTATGGTTTTATATGTAGAAGGAAAGGATGAAGAGTCTGAGGACCAGGAAGATACTATCCCAGAACTGATTGAGGGCCAAAAAGTAAAATTAAAAAAACTTGACCCTAAACAGCATTTTACACAACCACCGCCAAGATACACCGAAGCAACATTAATTAGAGTCTTGGAGGAAAAGGGAATTGGCCGTCCCAGCACTTATGCACCTATCATAACTACTATCATAGAAAGAGGTTATGTAGAAAGAGAAAAAAAGCAGCTAAAACCTACTGAATTAGGTAAAATTATAACTGATATCATGAAAGAATATTTCAAAGATATCGTAGATGTAGAATTTACCGCAAACATGGAACAGCAATTGGATGAAATTGAAGAAGGGCATAAAAATTGGGTAGATATTTTAAAGCAATTTTATAATCCTTTTGAAAATACATTAAAACATGCTGAAGATGAAATAGGACATGTAGAAATCCGGGATGAAGTTACTGATGAGAAGTGTGAAAAATGTGGAAGAAATATGGTTATTAAACATGGCAGATATGGAAAATTTCTAGCTTGCCCAGGTTTCCCTGAATGTAGAAATGCCAAGCCTATTTTAGAAGAGGCAGGTGTTAATTGTCCTTTATGTAGAGGGAAAATATATGTTAAAAAAACCAGGAAAGGAAGAAAATATTACGGGTGTGAAAATAATCCACAATGTGAATTTATGACATGGGATGAGCCTTTAAAGGAGGCGTGTCCCCGATGCGGTGGAATATTAATAAAAAATTCATCCAAAAAGTCCCGTAAAATTCATTGCTTTAATAAAGATTGCGGTTATGAAAGGAGCCTAAAATGA
- the trmFO gene encoding methylenetetrahydrofolate--tRNA-(uracil(54)-C(5))-methyltransferase (FADH(2)-oxidizing) TrmFO produces MMTVTVIGGGLAGCEAAWQLANRGVKVKLYEMKPKKFSPAHHSPYLAELVCSNSLRSDQLENAVGLLKEEMRLLNSLIMECADATRVPAGGALAVDRTGFSQMVTGKIKSHELIEVINEEVKSIPEDEYVIVASGPLTSDLLSESIKKFVGNEYLYFYDAAAPIITYESIDKEKVFKAARYGRGDDDYINCPMNKDEYLNFWRELVNAQVAELKCFEKQIVFEGCMPVEVMAKRGEQTLLFGPLKPVGLTDPRTGQEPYAVVQLRQDNKEGTLYNIVGFQTHLKWGEQKRIFSMIPGLENAEFVRYGVMHRNTYINSPKVLNAIYQSRTNDKVFFAGQITGVEGYIESASSGLVAGINMARIVQGKDKLIFPKETAHGALSHYISDACITRFQPMNINFGLMSSLNERIKDKREKNRRIAARAIEIIKNMSNTENYN; encoded by the coding sequence ATGATGACAGTTACCGTAATTGGCGGGGGACTGGCGGGATGTGAGGCAGCATGGCAGTTGGCTAATAGAGGAGTAAAAGTTAAATTATATGAGATGAAGCCAAAAAAGTTTTCCCCTGCACATCATTCTCCTTATCTTGCAGAGCTGGTATGCAGTAATTCATTACGCTCTGACCAGTTGGAAAATGCTGTTGGACTCTTAAAAGAAGAAATGCGGCTATTAAATTCATTGATCATGGAGTGTGCAGATGCAACAAGAGTCCCCGCTGGTGGGGCTCTAGCCGTTGACCGGACTGGGTTTTCTCAAATGGTAACCGGGAAAATCAAAAGTCATGAATTAATTGAGGTTATTAATGAAGAAGTAAAAAGCATACCGGAAGATGAATATGTTATTGTAGCATCAGGACCATTGACTTCTGATTTGCTTTCTGAAAGTATAAAAAAATTTGTAGGAAATGAATACCTATATTTTTATGATGCTGCCGCACCAATTATAACCTATGAATCAATAGATAAGGAAAAAGTCTTTAAAGCTGCCCGTTATGGCAGGGGGGACGACGACTATATTAATTGTCCTATGAACAAGGATGAGTATCTGAATTTTTGGCGGGAATTAGTGAATGCCCAGGTGGCAGAACTAAAATGTTTTGAGAAGCAGATAGTTTTTGAGGGATGTATGCCGGTTGAAGTAATGGCAAAGAGAGGGGAACAGACCCTATTGTTTGGTCCTCTAAAACCTGTAGGTTTGACAGACCCAAGGACCGGTCAGGAACCCTATGCTGTTGTACAGCTAAGACAGGATAATAAAGAGGGAACCCTCTATAATATTGTAGGCTTTCAGACTCATCTTAAATGGGGAGAGCAAAAGAGAATATTCAGCATGATACCGGGTTTGGAAAATGCTGAGTTTGTGCGGTATGGAGTAATGCATCGAAATACCTATATTAACTCTCCGAAAGTTTTGAACGCTATTTACCAAAGCCGGACAAATGACAAGGTATTTTTTGCCGGACAGATTACTGGAGTGGAAGGATATATAGAATCAGCTTCATCAGGATTGGTAGCAGGTATTAATATGGCAAGAATAGTTCAGGGAAAAGATAAATTAATTTTTCCAAAAGAAACTGCGCACGGTGCATTAAGCCATTATATTTCCGATGCCTGCATTACCAGGTTTCAACCTATGAATATCAATTTTGGGCTGATGTCCTCCTTAAATGAAAGAATAAAAGATAAGCGTGAGAAAAATAGGAGAATTGCAGCAAGAGCCATAGAGATTATTAAAAATATGTCGAATACTGAAAATTACAATTAA
- the flgB gene encoding flagellar basal body rod protein FlgB, whose translation MGIRIFNNTSILERALDAAWLRNEAISNNLANVDTPGYKRQIVEFENFLAEALDKKKIEGYRTHDKHIPIGRQPARNIPIKIQEDRTGSQMRMDKNNVDIDAEMALLAKNNIYYNAVVQQLARQFNGLKTVIKDGGR comes from the coding sequence GTGGGTATTAGGATTTTTAACAACACTTCGATATTGGAAAGGGCTTTGGACGCTGCATGGTTAAGAAATGAAGCGATTTCCAATAACCTGGCAAATGTAGATACTCCAGGGTATAAACGGCAGATTGTTGAGTTTGAAAATTTTCTGGCAGAAGCTCTGGATAAAAAAAAGATTGAAGGATATAGAACGCATGACAAGCATATCCCTATTGGAAGGCAGCCTGCCAGAAATATACCAATTAAAATACAGGAAGACCGCACCGGAAGTCAAATGAGAATGGATAAAAACAATGTAGATATAGATGCGGAAATGGCATTACTGGCAAAAAATAATATATACTATAATGCCGTTGTCCAGCAATTAGCCAGGCAGTTTAACGGTTTAAAAACAGTTATTAAAGATGGAGGCAGATAG
- the flgC gene encoding flagellar basal body rod protein FlgC — protein sequence MSFFKALDISASGLSAQRLRMDLISQNISNADTTRTEKGTPYRRKVAVFEERDGSPSFSQYLSESSKARLNTSGVRVSRIIEDSSPFKRIYNPGHPDADQDGYVLMPNVDIMTEMVNMISATRSYEANVTAINSTKSMAMKALEIGK from the coding sequence ATGTCATTCTTTAAAGCTTTAGATATAAGTGCCAGCGGACTTTCAGCACAGAGATTGAGAATGGATTTAATATCCCAGAATATTTCTAATGCGGATACTACGAGAACTGAAAAGGGTACACCCTATAGAAGAAAAGTTGCTGTATTTGAAGAAAGAGATGGTTCACCTTCTTTTTCTCAATACTTATCCGAAAGCAGTAAGGCAAGGCTCAATACAAGCGGCGTGAGAGTAAGCCGCATCATTGAAGATTCTTCACCCTTTAAAAGGATATATAATCCAGGGCATCCTGATGCCGACCAGGATGGTTATGTGTTGATGCCCAACGTTGATATTATGACTGAAATGGTAAATATGATATCAGCTACCCGTTCCTACGAAGCAAATGTAACTGCAATTAACTCAACTAAAAGTATGGCAATGAAGGCATTGGAGATAGGAAAGTAA